A stretch of DNA from Juglans microcarpa x Juglans regia isolate MS1-56 chromosome 5D, Jm3101_v1.0, whole genome shotgun sequence:
ttcatACTATTTCAAAGTTCTTTACTGTTGTTCAATTTTTACAGACTTACTTTGATCAAAACTCTGCAATCTTTTCTCCTCTGTTAACAAATTTGTTAACAATAAACATATTGAGATGGAAATGCTATGTAATTATGTTGTCATCAGATGTCAAAAGCTTATTCTCTCCAGAAAATAACAGTTTGATTGCACATGGATTAAGTCATTATCTCTCTTGGGTTAGGAGATCCTTGCTTCCTTGTAGgatcttcctctctctctataataAACAGGAAATTATATGCTTTAGTGTTCATCTAATGCTGCAATCAATATACCTGTCTCTCAATTATATCATTCTTTACTTCTGAGGGTACTCAGTTCTGAGACACTGTTGtacatcattttatttgtaCCTTCCGAATTCCAGCTAGTATATCTCGTCTATTACCTCATTTCAGAGCTAATGAACATGTgacacaatatttatacactaaATAATCCTCCTTTCTTGACCCTTTACGGTCTTCTTTACTAATTCGATTAAACACACAAATCCCGTTCAATCCATCTAGGAGTATGAGCTTTACCAAAAGAAAAGGGACAGAAAAAAAGTGCATGTTTGCATTTgactttgtcttttttttttttttttttttttccctgatcTACATCAGACTTTAATCATATCATTCTCTCCATGCTCTTGGTATTCATCCTCTTTTGTATTCGAGATTGGCTCTTTTCATTGACATtgcatttattttcttgttccaATGCATAGATCTGTTTAGTAGAAAACAACACATCGTTTCGATTTAGcattattgttttttgtgaaCGGCCTTGAGTTTTTGTTCGCTATAACCCAAAGCTACCAGTTTGTGTGACTATTATTTCTTCATTGGAATTCGTTTGTgcttaatcaaataaaaatgtttttttctttttatctgatATACTTTTTATTTGCTGACTTTCTTTTGTAGAGTCCTGACAGCTCACATCCAGCAATCAGTTTTTCTTACattggaaaaataatattagctttcattttgatttttgttcttGGTGCATTCCTTACATTGGCTCTTGAGAATCTTCCCAGACTGATATTGTTTGTCAAGTCATCCATGTAATATCTATTCTTCTTTCTTGAACTACATGTGGAATAATCTAATGCCAATCTACACTTCTGTGCAACATGTAAGTGGAGTATCCTGAGcctaaactaaaataattttgataaggGAGGCAGGCAACATAAGTTTTAGTTGGTAGGGAACAATGAGTAATAATTTCTCCTGACATCCATCCTCTGTAAATGATGCGTTGAAAGTGAAGGCATTTTTTTAACAGAGAACAGGGGTTACAGCCATCTCCTTCTAGAATTAATATTTTGAGAGACAGAAAGAGAGATGGATCACCTGTCTTTGAAACATTTTGCAGTCTTTATGCTGGCTGATGGAGGATGAGTTCTTTAGTGCCAAAATCACTGTTCGTTATCAATAGAAATCATAATCGCTGCCCGTAGTTGTAGCTTTGGAGGCAACTATGTaaattagagcattggcaatggcctagagtctaaaatttgattagaatcttaacttttagCTATAGTATTAACTTTTGACTAGTTGAGTCCATATTGgactagctatcttaaagtgaaaatatcaatataatattatatattttaatattattttacaatttttttttttatattttacaaatacacttcatatattaattaataatttatattttactcaaaattattgtttcctcaACCTATTTCTAATGTAATGTGCCTAAAATTGCAAGTGTAATCAGCAGCAAACTAGTTTTGCACCCTGTTGCAGAGCATTGGATATCATCTCTACATCATAGCCTTGTAGTTTTGCATAACTTGCAAAAGTTGCAAATTAGAAACAACCAAAATATCCCAACTACATGATTATCCAAACTAGGAATATTCTCTACAATAAAAAGACAAGTCAAGCAACTACATGTAGTAGCCATCACTTTCATAAGCATCCTAAAAGCAATATGAGTTCCAAACAGTCAACAAGGTGCCCAAACAATAACTAAAGCTGTCATAATATAAGAAATGCACCTGAAAATCTTTCCATAGTCTCCATTATATTAGCATCCAATGAAACTTATAGTTCAATAAACCAAGCGAAGAATCACTGCCACTACAGAGTACGTAGGGAAGGTGTCTTCCTAAGTTCACGAGggcaattaaaattaatattgatacaGGCAGAAGCATTAGCAAAGGAGTGAAGCGcaattttctaacaaaaaaaaaaaaaaaaaaacatactcaTATGCTGCCTTTGTTTTCAATGATTACTTCTTTCATCAACTATCTAATTGCACACTTGACATAGTCCCATTCAAGTCCAGCAACACAGTCCCATTCAAGTCCAGCAACACAGTCTCATTCAAGTCTAACAACACAATTCACTATTCAAGTCCAGCAACACATAGCATCAACAGTCCATATAAATACCTCTTTATATACCAAAAGAGTTAGAAAAGTTATCAAAACAGTCCACAAATTACCAATAGAGATAATATCCACAATCCACACATTTAGTTGCTACCCAGCCACATATTTATCCAACCCACATGTGGTTGGGCAGCCactaaattctcaaaaaatttaGTTCTATAAATATTAGAAGTTAGATATCTACATAATAAGGTGTCAAATGAGAGTTAGATCTACTTCCGGAATGGGACTTCGATTCCTAAAAAATTACTAGTTGAATATTACGGAAATATTCTTGTTGTATAGCATTCATGCCACGTAGATCTAGCATCATCATCTTGCcttcaaatttcttcttctctagttcaaacttcttcttctttagttcaAATACTTTCTCGCTTTTTTTATCTGCCTTCAACGCAGCATTTCTCCGCTCTTCCATGGTCGTGGCTCTATCCTTGATCATTTTAGCTAAGGAAATGCTGATCTTAGACTCTTTGCCTTCCATCGACTTCtgcttcctctccctttctttctcataTTTTTGGCCTAGAGGTCCCTCAGCAAAAACCTCCATGTTCTCCCCCACCGTGTCAATAGCAACTTCACCTTGTGGCCTTCTCCTCGTCCCAAGGGTGGAGATGTGTTGTTGCCATTTTGATTGGTGTCTCAAAAGACACCAACAGTGCTCCATTGTGAAGTTACTCTTCTCCATCtctttatacaaaattttagcCTTCTCAATATACAATTACATAGGAATATTGTTAGTTCATAAATCAGTCCTACatgtttgtaaaaattaaaggaaaatgttacataccttgtcttgctccgTTGCACCACTCGGATGCAATGACTCTACTTGTgctaaaaatgcacaaaacttatttgtgcATTTCTGAATCGAGGACCACCGATTCATCAAAGAAACTACAGAACGATTCACATTGTTctgttttttatattcatgataaaattctaaaattcttTCCCACATTTGAGTAGACTTTTTGATCATTACCATTTATTGCATCGATACTAATATTGAACCAAGTTGAGACGAGAAGGTTATCCTTCTTTGCAGTGAAAGATGCACCcctttgaactttttttggaGGATGCCTCTTTTCACCGTCATTGAATGTTGATTGGAGCACAACATTAGAATGTTGCGTTGCGGTGCTATTACAATCCTCTCCT
This window harbors:
- the LOC121265829 gene encoding glutathione S-transferase T3-like, with the translated sequence MGTQIDDDPFFTTLLQGRGEDCNSTATQHSNVVLQSTFNDGEKRHPPKKVQRGASFTAKKDNLLVSTWFNISIDAINVSLMNRWSSIQKCTNKFCAFLAQVESLHPSGATEQDKAKILYKEMEKSNFTMEHCWCLLRHQSKWQQHISTLGTRRRPQGEVAIDTVGENMEVFAEGPLGQKYEKERERKQKSMEGKESKISISLAKMIKDRATTMEERRNAALKADKKSEKVFELKKKKFELEKKKFEDLNETVLLDLNGTVLLDLNGTMSSVQLDS